AGCTTCTCTTTATACTCATTAAACATCCTGGTAGCGCTAAAACCACCAGAAAGCTCAATAGATTTTTTCATACGAGTAAGCCATTCTAGTGGTACGCCCTGATCGTCCCGTCCGTAATACATGGGTTTTATTTCATTATCTAAATACGTATAAAGTGATGAGGTAATATGTATAGGATCAAGAACCCAGCCTAGACCATGCCAATCAACTTCAGCTGACCAGCCATCTTTGACCGTACATTGCAGGACCCCATTGCTAATAGCCTTCATGCCGGAAGTACCTGAGGCTTCCATACCCATCACGGGAGTGTTGAGCCAAACATCACTACCTCTGGTTAATTTTTGAGCAATTTCAATATTATAATTGGGGATAAACAAAGCATGGCCAGATAGTTTAGTCTTCATATAATGAATGGCTTCTTGGAGAAGCATTTTGGCTTGCTTGTCTTTAGCATGAGCCTTACCGGCAATCAAAAGTTGGACCGGTCGACTTTGATCTTTTAAAATTCTTTCGAGTTGATCGACGTTGCCAAATAACTCATCAGGACGTTTATAAAGGGCAATTCGTCTAGCCCAGGTAATGATGAGCATATTAGGGTCAAAACCAAACCCAGTTTTTTCCAGTAAATAATCAACCAACTCTTGTTTTTTCTTGAGATGTATTTGCCACAAATCATTACCATCTTTATTACAATCTCTGATTTCTGGATCTTGCCAAGTCGGCATATGAACACCATTAGTGACATTGGTCCAGTTATATTCTGGCCAGTGTTCTTGAGAAAGTTTGCTATGAAGTTGTGATACCCCATTAGCTCGAGTTGAAGTATTTAGGGCAAAACGAGTCATTACAAAATTGTCAGGATTGTCCTGTATTCCTGGCTCTAACAGCGTGTCGATACTAATACCCATTTTGTCAGCATAATATTGGCCATACGTTCGTAAAATGTGAATGTTGTAGCTCTCATTCCCAGCTGAAACCAACGTATGATTAGTATAAACAGTTTTCGCTTTAGCTCTTGCTGCGGCTTCTTTATAAGGAATGCCATGGGTTTCCATATAGCTGCGAATCAGTTGCCAATGCAAGAAAGCCGGTCGGCCTTCATTGAGATGGTAAATACTAGGATGGATCCCAAGGGCGTGTAGTAGTTTTACCCCGCCAATACCTAAGATCAGCTGTTGCTTCATGAGAGCTTCTTCAGAGCCAAGATATAAGGCATGAGTAATACTACGCTCAGAGAGCTCGTTTTGGTCAGTTTCGGTATCCAAAAGATAAAGGGTAACATTATGAGCAAAAGTTTTTTTCCAGCAGCGTGCCCAGACATTGACCTCTGTCAAATGAATACGTACAAAAAAAGGCATATCGTCAACATAGACATGCTCAAGTCCAAGCGAAAGAGGATCAAAGTGATAATCTTCTTCGGTTTGAAGACCCTCGGTAGAAATCGCTTGGACAGCTTGTTCACCTCTATAAAGTAAGCCAACTCCTACAAAAGGAAAGCCTTGATCAGCAGCTTCTTTAACAGTATCACCAGCTAAAACTCCTAAACCACCAGCATAAGTAGGAATATTGGTATCAAAACCAAATTCAGCACAAAAATAAGCAACTGGATGTTCTTGATTAATTTCGATCATGGGCAGGTAGAGCTATCTACAATCAAACAATAAAACACAAATATTTCTACTTATTTAGGATAGCAGTAAATTAAGCAATGAAGCAACTGTCAACTTAGTTATCGCTACTTTTATTCTGTAATTATTTACAATAAAATTCAGTATATGAATGAATCCTTAAGTATAGCCTTATCTAATCAAGTTGAAAAAAATCCCGATCTTGGGACAGGAATAAGATTAGAGTCAATCAGAAGTAAAGCTAGTTTTATTGAAGCGCAAAATACAGGTTTACATCCAGGTTTTCTTGAAAAAGCGGAAACAGTTGTAGGAAATATATCCATTACTGAGGGTTTAGATTTTGATCCAAACAATATTAGAACTCAAGGATTTCTTCTTCGAGATGAAGAAAAAATAATCGGGACAGCTTCGTTCGCAATTTTGCCAAGACCAGCAATTGGACAACAGAGATATTTCAAAATGAGTGAAAAAGGTTTATATATTTGTGACTTTTCTTCTGTAGGAGGAGGAGAAGTTGATTTTATTTTTATGCCTTCATGGGCAATGTTGTTGCCAGAATATCGGTCAAATACCGGCATTGCAATTGGAGGATTTAGATTATTTGAAAAAATCTTTAATATAGTTTCTGACAATATCCCAGAAGGTAGAAATGTTTGGACTGAAACTACGGCTAGAGGAATGTTTGAAGATTCAGCATTTCTTGCAAAGCTATTAGCTTCTAAGCTAGTTGGCTCTTTTGTTCCTTTTTCAGAGCTTCCTTTTAAGCCAAATATTGTTGGATTGGCAAGACAAGAAAGTGTATCAACAGTAAAAATGGCTCGGTTATTAGGTATTACAAGAATCAATGAT
This region of Candidatus Beckwithbacteria bacterium genomic DNA includes:
- the glgP gene encoding alpha-glucan family phosphorylase, which translates into the protein MIEINQEHPVAYFCAEFGFDTNIPTYAGGLGVLAGDTVKEAADQGFPFVGVGLLYRGEQAVQAISTEGLQTEEDYHFDPLSLGLEHVYVDDMPFFVRIHLTEVNVWARCWKKTFAHNVTLYLLDTETDQNELSERSITHALYLGSEEALMKQQLILGIGGVKLLHALGIHPSIYHLNEGRPAFLHWQLIRSYMETHGIPYKEAAARAKAKTVYTNHTLVSAGNESYNIHILRTYGQYYADKMGISIDTLLEPGIQDNPDNFVMTRFALNTSTRANGVSQLHSKLSQEHWPEYNWTNVTNGVHMPTWQDPEIRDCNKDGNDLWQIHLKKKQELVDYLLEKTGFGFDPNMLIITWARRIALYKRPDELFGNVDQLERILKDQSRPVQLLIAGKAHAKDKQAKMLLQEAIHYMKTKLSGHALFIPNYNIEIAQKLTRGSDVWLNTPVMGMEASGTSGMKAISNGVLQCTVKDGWSAEVDWHGLGWVLDPIHITSSLYTYLDNEIKPMYYGRDDQGVPLEWLTRMKKSIELSGGFSATRMFNEYKEKLYNNI